A genomic segment from Leptolyngbya boryana PCC 6306 encodes:
- a CDS encoding sensor histidine kinase, producing the protein MVTIVDGLKGVLMKKSLEGQWIRAGLGFAFLLMGVVSFVSYQNATQLMESSQQVRQTNEVLQSLTDISTTLTEAESERWRYRSFQANEDLERYQMAVKRLSDQVNQVQNVLTTTPDQRSQVEVLKRLITTRIALLQRSLKARSDANPAQNPLFAELRQNQEAIRQVIHQLRTTEEDLLQTQMRRSQTNLQGRMLIEVLGTVFTFIVLSGVYALLYQQMVKRQRAEALQQSLAQQKELSELKLRFFSMVSHEFRTPLSLILGSAQLLAESLKPLHDPIKLKNLNRIHVSAKAMTQLLSDMLTLARADAGQLEFHPAWVEMQTFCLNLIEDSQLFSESRRSIKFIQQGSTTHAWVDEKLLYSILSNLLSNAIKYSPIDSTIYFTFKDQIEHMIFEIKDEGIGIGIEDQQKLYDPFSRGKNSRGILGTGLGLAIVKKCLDVHQGTIDVESTLGSGSTFTIQIPHAKLQDSA; encoded by the coding sequence ATGGTGACGATTGTAGATGGCTTAAAAGGAGTGCTGATGAAGAAGTCACTCGAAGGACAATGGATTCGGGCGGGGCTAGGATTCGCCTTTCTCTTAATGGGAGTTGTCAGTTTTGTGTCATACCAAAATGCAACTCAGTTAATGGAAAGCTCTCAGCAAGTGCGACAAACCAATGAAGTCTTACAATCTCTCACTGATATTTCTACAACGTTGACAGAAGCAGAGTCTGAACGCTGGCGCTATCGTTCATTTCAGGCGAACGAAGATTTAGAGCGGTATCAGATGGCAGTCAAGAGACTGAGTGATCAAGTGAATCAGGTACAGAATGTCCTCACCACTACCCCCGATCAACGATCACAGGTTGAAGTTCTAAAACGTCTGATTACTACCCGAATCGCATTGTTACAGCGCTCTCTCAAGGCTCGCTCCGACGCAAACCCGGCTCAAAATCCTCTCTTCGCTGAGCTTAGACAAAATCAGGAGGCGATTCGCCAAGTCATTCACCAACTCCGTACGACTGAAGAAGACCTCTTACAAACTCAAATGCGGAGATCGCAAACGAATCTTCAGGGCAGAATGCTGATTGAAGTGCTAGGAACCGTATTCACGTTTATCGTGTTGTCAGGAGTTTATGCCTTGCTCTATCAACAGATGGTCAAGCGTCAACGCGCAGAAGCGTTACAACAGAGCTTGGCGCAGCAGAAAGAACTGAGTGAGCTAAAGCTTCGGTTCTTTTCGATGGTGTCGCATGAGTTTCGCACTCCGCTGAGTTTGATTTTAGGATCAGCCCAACTTTTAGCAGAAAGCTTAAAACCCTTGCATGACCCAATCAAGCTGAAAAACTTAAATCGCATTCATGTCTCGGCTAAAGCGATGACTCAATTGTTGAGCGATATGTTAACGTTAGCACGCGCTGATGCAGGACAATTAGAATTTCATCCCGCTTGGGTGGAGATGCAAACGTTTTGTCTCAATCTGATCGAAGATTCTCAATTGTTCAGTGAATCGCGACGATCGATTAAATTTATTCAACAAGGCAGTACAACTCATGCTTGGGTCGATGAGAAATTGCTCTATTCAATCCTCAGTAACTTGCTCTCAAATGCCATTAAATATTCTCCAATCGACAGTACTATCTATTTCACGTTCAAAGATCAGATTGAACACATGATCTTTGAGATCAAAGATGAAGGGATTGGCATTGGAATCGAGGATCAACAAAAGCTTTACGATCCCTTTAGTCGCGGGAAAAATTCAAGAGGCATTTTAGGCACGGGATTGGGATTAGCGATCGTGAAAAAGTGCCTCGATGTACATCAAGGCACAATTGATGTAGAGAGTACACTAGGCAGTGGATCAACTTTTACGATTCAAATTCCCCACGCTAAGCTGCAAGATTCCGCTTAA
- a CDS encoding Na+/H+ antiporter yields MLTTLIAEATIESNLKPFLLVLAVSLSVATLPQFFGWFRRIPYTLLLVIVGLGLAFVDVRLVNLSPELILSIFLPPLLFEAAWNLRWTELKQQWVPIALYAILGVVISILGVAFGLHYLVSLPLTTALLIGASLSATDPVSVIALFRELGVDKRLSTVMEGESLFNDGMAVVAFSLLVGLPLGTATLSLQSILGQFFVVVGVGVAVGTLIGFSISYLTQRFDLPLVEQSLTLVSAYATYLIAEDLGGSGVIAVVVVGLVLGNFGSRIGMNPRTRIIVTEFWEFLAFFVNSIVFLLIGDQIRFAILDDSWKTIVITILGMILARAITVYGLGRLSNALTTTDISMREQTLLWWGGLRGSVAIALALSVPIVLPEREEIIAVVFGVVLFTLLVQGLTIKPLLEVLKLLGDQPLRQQYAEVIARLTAMNRVLDHLHQVQQRPGIEPEFYCYQEALVKGEIERLSQEAAQLQSEYPSLNGFANDQLREELLAVEAETYAELVQSGQLNQELAPLMQHASEIDSV; encoded by the coding sequence ATGCTAACAACATTGATTGCAGAGGCAACGATCGAAAGTAACCTCAAACCTTTTTTACTGGTTCTCGCTGTGTCTCTCAGTGTAGCAACTCTCCCTCAGTTCTTTGGCTGGTTTCGCCGGATTCCCTATACGCTGCTGTTGGTGATTGTGGGACTAGGGTTAGCATTTGTTGATGTTCGCCTCGTCAATCTTTCTCCGGAATTAATTCTCTCGATCTTTTTACCCCCACTTCTGTTTGAAGCAGCATGGAATCTGAGATGGACAGAGCTAAAACAGCAGTGGGTTCCGATCGCGCTGTATGCCATCTTAGGCGTAGTCATTTCCATTCTAGGAGTGGCATTTGGCTTACATTACCTCGTGAGCCTGCCACTTACGACAGCATTGTTAATTGGAGCAAGTTTATCTGCCACTGATCCGGTTTCAGTGATTGCTCTTTTTCGAGAATTGGGAGTAGACAAACGCTTATCTACAGTGATGGAAGGCGAAAGCCTATTCAATGATGGGATGGCAGTCGTTGCCTTTAGTCTGTTAGTCGGATTACCTCTAGGAACTGCAACCTTGTCACTCCAATCGATTCTGGGTCAGTTTTTCGTTGTCGTTGGAGTGGGCGTTGCAGTTGGGACTTTGATTGGATTTAGCATTTCTTATCTCACCCAGCGATTTGATCTACCGCTTGTCGAGCAATCCCTGACGCTGGTTTCTGCCTATGCAACCTATCTGATTGCAGAAGATTTAGGTGGCTCTGGTGTAATTGCAGTCGTTGTTGTCGGACTGGTTTTGGGGAACTTTGGGTCACGCATTGGCATGAATCCCCGGACTCGGATTATTGTGACCGAGTTTTGGGAGTTCCTTGCCTTTTTTGTCAATTCGATCGTATTTTTGCTAATTGGGGATCAGATCCGCTTTGCCATCCTAGACGACAGTTGGAAAACGATCGTTATCACGATTCTCGGAATGATTTTGGCGCGGGCGATTACAGTGTATGGTTTAGGACGGTTGAGTAATGCCCTCACAACCACAGATATCTCGATGCGAGAGCAAACCTTGTTATGGTGGGGCGGCTTACGGGGATCAGTTGCGATCGCACTTGCCTTGAGCGTTCCGATTGTCTTACCGGAGCGAGAAGAGATCATCGCTGTGGTGTTTGGCGTGGTTCTCTTTACTTTGCTGGTTCAAGGTTTAACAATCAAACCCTTGCTAGAAGTTCTGAAACTGCTCGGCGATCAGCCACTCCGCCAGCAATATGCTGAGGTAATTGCCCGGTTAACTGCGATGAATCGAGTGTTAGATCACCTGCACCAAGTCCAACAACGTCCAGGCATTGAGCCAGAATTCTATTGTTACCAAGAGGCTCTTGTGAAAGGAGAAATCGAGCGACTCAGCCAAGAAGCAGCGCAACTTCAGTCTGAGTATCCGAGTCTAAACGGCTTTGCAAATGACCAACTCCGCGAAGAACTTTTAGCAGTGGAAGCCGAAACTTATGCCGAGCTAGTTCAATCGGGTCAACTCAATCAAGAACTCGCTCCTCTGATGCAACACGCATCTGAAATAGATTCTGTATAA
- a CDS encoding cation-transporting P-type ATPase, giving the protein MTTNTRSQALSRSHYEATAPEVIAQFQSDPKAGLSSTQVSQNQQRYGLNELTVKPGKPAWLRFLLQFNQALLYILIVAGAIKAFLGSWTNAAVIWGVTIINAIIGFVQESKAEGAIAALAKAVTTEATVIRNGQKQRIPSQELVPGDLVLLASGDKVPADLRLITTRNLQIDESALTGESVPVEKLTEPLQPQTPLAERQNMAYAGSFVTFGQGSGIVVATANETEVGKISRSLDQQTDLSTPLTRKFAKFSHTLLYIILALAALTLAVGVGQGQSLAEMFEAAVALAVSAIPEGLPAVVTVTLAIGVNRMARRHAIVRKLPAVETLGSATVICSDKTGTLTENQMTVQAIYAGDQTYSVSGTGYSPDGEIADSTGAIVRVTNARALQECLTAGLACNDSHLEEENDRWLVIGDPTEGALITAANKAGFHLAHISQSLPRIDSIPFESQFQYMATLHDTATEHIIYVKGSVEAILKRCEHTIEKHPLDRQHIEQQVETMAQEGLRVLAFAKKTVSKSQSSIDHHDLDSGLIFLGLQGMIDPPRSEVIAAVQSCQSAGIQVKMITGDHITTAKAIAQRIGLQNAGHATAIDGQQLERMDDRELSQVVENSVVFARVAPAQKFRLVEALQSKGEIVAMTGDGVNDAPALRKADIGIAMGGAGTDVAREAADMLLTDDNFASIEAAVEEGRTVYQNLKKAIAFILPVNGGESMTILISALFARALPILSLQVLWLNMVNSIAMTVPLAFEPKTERVMQHPPRNPREPLLSKTLIYRILVISVFNWILIFGMFEWVRQSTGNLELARTMAIQALVAGRIVYLLSISQLGKTIMAKLRGKQPISFGDTRAILYGIAGAVMLQIVFSQWSVMNTLFKTAPLNLTQWLICLLPAVPMIPVALLANRIDPFD; this is encoded by the coding sequence ATGACGACAAATACACGCTCTCAAGCTTTGTCTCGCTCGCATTATGAAGCAACGGCTCCAGAAGTCATTGCACAATTTCAGAGCGATCCTAAAGCTGGGTTATCTTCTACTCAGGTTAGCCAGAATCAACAGCGCTATGGCTTGAATGAGCTAACAGTAAAACCGGGAAAGCCAGCTTGGTTAAGATTTCTACTTCAGTTCAATCAAGCGTTGCTCTACATTCTGATTGTTGCTGGTGCAATTAAAGCATTCTTAGGATCGTGGACGAATGCAGCCGTCATTTGGGGTGTGACGATCATTAATGCCATCATTGGGTTTGTGCAGGAGTCGAAAGCAGAAGGCGCGATCGCGGCTCTTGCCAAAGCAGTCACCACAGAAGCAACGGTGATTCGCAACGGACAAAAACAACGTATTCCTTCACAAGAGCTTGTTCCAGGAGATCTAGTCCTCCTCGCTTCAGGCGACAAAGTTCCTGCTGATTTGCGCTTGATTACTACTCGCAACTTACAAATTGATGAATCGGCGCTCACCGGAGAATCTGTTCCGGTTGAAAAACTGACGGAACCCCTGCAACCCCAAACACCGCTGGCAGAACGACAAAATATGGCGTATGCGGGCAGTTTTGTCACGTTTGGACAAGGAAGCGGCATTGTCGTAGCAACGGCAAACGAAACTGAGGTCGGCAAGATCTCGCGATCGCTCGATCAACAAACGGATCTCAGCACTCCTCTAACGCGCAAATTCGCTAAATTTAGCCATACCTTGCTCTACATCATTCTCGCACTGGCAGCACTGACCTTAGCTGTGGGGGTGGGACAAGGACAATCACTAGCGGAAATGTTTGAAGCGGCAGTAGCGTTAGCAGTGAGCGCGATTCCCGAAGGATTGCCTGCGGTAGTAACCGTGACATTAGCGATCGGGGTCAATCGCATGGCGCGGCGACACGCGATCGTGCGAAAACTCCCTGCGGTGGAAACCCTTGGAAGTGCCACTGTGATTTGTTCGGATAAAACCGGAACGCTGACCGAAAACCAAATGACGGTGCAAGCCATCTATGCAGGCGATCAGACTTACTCAGTCAGTGGAACAGGCTATAGTCCCGACGGCGAGATTGCTGACTCCACTGGAGCAATCGTGAGGGTGACCAATGCACGCGCTTTACAAGAATGCCTCACTGCCGGACTCGCGTGTAATGACTCCCATCTAGAGGAAGAGAACGATCGTTGGCTTGTGATTGGTGATCCGACCGAAGGCGCATTGATCACGGCTGCGAACAAAGCAGGATTTCATCTGGCTCACATTTCGCAATCCCTGCCTCGCATTGATTCGATTCCGTTTGAGTCGCAATTTCAATACATGGCAACTTTGCATGATACTGCAACTGAGCACATCATCTATGTAAAAGGCTCCGTCGAAGCCATTCTCAAACGGTGTGAACATACAATCGAGAAGCATCCACTCGATCGTCAACACATTGAACAACAAGTCGAAACAATGGCGCAAGAAGGCTTACGGGTGCTAGCGTTTGCGAAGAAAACTGTATCTAAATCTCAGTCGTCGATCGATCATCATGACCTTGATTCTGGATTGATTTTCTTAGGTTTACAGGGCATGATCGATCCGCCTCGGTCTGAAGTGATCGCGGCTGTTCAGTCCTGCCAGTCTGCGGGTATCCAAGTAAAAATGATCACGGGCGATCATATTACGACTGCGAAAGCGATCGCTCAACGCATCGGACTCCAAAACGCAGGTCATGCCACTGCGATCGATGGACAGCAACTCGAACGCATGGACGATCGAGAACTCTCTCAGGTTGTAGAAAACAGTGTTGTCTTTGCGCGGGTTGCCCCAGCCCAAAAGTTTCGGCTCGTCGAAGCCTTGCAATCGAAGGGTGAAATTGTTGCCATGACGGGAGACGGCGTGAATGATGCGCCTGCACTGAGAAAAGCAGACATCGGCATTGCGATGGGGGGTGCGGGAACGGATGTAGCGCGGGAAGCCGCAGATATGTTGCTGACTGATGATAACTTTGCGTCGATCGAAGCTGCTGTGGAAGAAGGACGCACCGTTTATCAGAATCTCAAGAAAGCGATCGCGTTTATTCTTCCGGTCAATGGTGGCGAATCGATGACGATTTTGATCAGTGCCTTATTTGCGAGAGCTTTGCCGATTCTATCGCTGCAAGTCTTGTGGCTGAATATGGTGAACTCGATCGCGATGACGGTTCCTCTAGCCTTCGAGCCAAAAACTGAGCGGGTTATGCAACATCCGCCGCGCAATCCGCGTGAACCTTTACTATCAAAAACTCTGATCTACAGAATTTTAGTCATCTCCGTCTTTAACTGGATTTTGATCTTCGGGATGTTTGAATGGGTGCGTCAAAGTACTGGAAATCTGGAACTAGCGCGAACGATGGCAATCCAAGCACTTGTCGCAGGTCGGATTGTTTACTTACTCAGCATTAGCCAATTAGGCAAGACGATCATGGCTAAACTTCGCGGGAAACAACCTATTTCATTCGGTGATACCCGTGCCATACTTTATGGAATTGCTGGAGCTGTGATGTTACAGATTGTCTTTAGCCAATGGAGTGTGATGAATACTCTATTTAAAACAGCTCCCTTAAATCTCACTCAATGGCTCATCTGCTTATTGCCCGCAGTGCCAATGATTCCGGTTGCACTTTTAGCAAATCGCATTGATCCCTTTGATTGA
- a CDS encoding response regulator transcription factor: MRILIVEDDIQLAEMLTEALTNRQYTVDVAQDGESAWHWIELSDYDLVLLDVTLPKIDGIRLCQQLRDRNTAIPVLMLTARDTIADKIIGLDAGADAYMVKPFDLEELMAQIRALLRRGGTRIRPKLCWGSLCLDPTTYEVMYGEQLLTLTRKEYSLLELLLANGRRVLSRPGIIDRLWSIDESPTEEAVKTHIRTLRQKLRNVGAPDDLIETVHGLGYRMKQLD; the protein is encoded by the coding sequence ATGCGAATTCTAATTGTAGAAGATGATATTCAACTCGCAGAGATGTTGACGGAAGCGTTAACCAACCGTCAATATACCGTGGATGTCGCCCAAGACGGCGAATCTGCGTGGCATTGGATTGAGCTATCGGACTATGATTTGGTGTTATTAGATGTCACCCTGCCTAAAATCGATGGGATTCGATTGTGTCAACAATTACGCGATCGCAATACTGCCATTCCGGTTTTGATGTTAACTGCACGCGATACGATCGCCGACAAAATCATTGGGCTAGATGCGGGAGCCGATGCCTATATGGTAAAGCCCTTTGACCTCGAAGAACTGATGGCTCAAATTCGCGCACTGCTGAGACGGGGCGGTACCCGAATTCGTCCCAAACTCTGTTGGGGGAGCTTGTGCCTTGATCCGACAACCTACGAAGTGATGTATGGAGAGCAACTCCTGACATTAACCCGGAAAGAATATTCGCTGTTAGAACTATTACTAGCTAACGGTCGCAGAGTGTTAAGTAGACCGGGAATTATTGATCGATTGTGGTCGATCGACGAGTCTCCGACCGAAGAAGCCGTAAAAACTCATATCCGAACCTTACGGCAAAAACTCCGAAACGTCGGCGCACCTGATGATTTGATCGAAACTGTCCACGGCTTAGGGTACCGGATGAAGCAACTTGATTGA
- a CDS encoding bacteriorhodopsin: MDWQSLWHWLYIVGMSIGAIYFALLGRNPRGLPKLEYFVATFIPIWSGLMYLLMVLPTSGDGLELGKIAIAGQTTHFARYADWIVTTPLLLLSLSWTAMHRHQSKDWTLTFSLMATQVIVIVSGLIADLSDVPWVRYLWYSIGCVAFLIVLWGIWGPLREKTRGDAELSSFYKGLTTFFTITWICYPLIWISGPSGLRLFDQNVDTFLFCLVPFFSKVVFSFLDLNGLRSLGHREEQSAEERFVSSTMRFMNSFSLKQSRRSRRRPPVFPGSLP; encoded by the coding sequence ATGGATTGGCAGAGCCTTTGGCACTGGCTTTATATTGTGGGAATGTCGATTGGAGCGATCTATTTTGCACTGTTAGGTCGGAATCCTCGTGGTCTTCCAAAACTAGAATACTTTGTAGCAACTTTCATTCCGATCTGGTCGGGCTTGATGTATCTGCTCATGGTGCTCCCCACGAGCGGAGATGGTTTAGAACTAGGAAAGATTGCGATCGCAGGTCAGACGACTCATTTTGCTCGCTATGCCGATTGGATTGTAACAACACCGCTTCTGTTGTTGTCACTCTCCTGGACAGCAATGCACCGCCATCAATCGAAAGATTGGACGTTGACTTTTTCCTTAATGGCAACCCAAGTGATTGTGATTGTCAGTGGGTTAATTGCTGATCTTTCAGATGTTCCTTGGGTGCGGTATTTGTGGTATTCGATCGGCTGTGTTGCATTTCTAATCGTCCTTTGGGGGATTTGGGGTCCCTTGCGTGAGAAGACGCGAGGAGATGCAGAGCTATCGAGTTTCTACAAGGGGCTAACGACATTCTTTACGATTACTTGGATTTGCTATCCACTGATTTGGATTAGCGGTCCTTCTGGATTACGCTTGTTTGATCAGAATGTTGATACCTTTCTGTTTTGCTTAGTACCTTTTTTCTCGAAAGTGGTGTTTAGCTTTCTTGACTTAAATGGGTTACGGAGCTTAGGACATCGAGAAGAGCAGAGTGCCGAAGAGCGGTTTGTGAGCAGTACGATGCGGTTCATGAATTCTTTCTCTCTCAAGCAGTCCAGACGATCCCGTAGAAGACCGCCAGTCTTTCCGGGAAGCCTGCCATAA
- the mgtE gene encoding magnesium transporter encodes MTQFPPNLTRQELREWVRSQLQPLLEQKDFQAAKALLVPIQPVDIADAIEDLPSVMQAIAFRLLSKDEAIEVYEYLDPAIQEALLEDFKRPDVLEVVDGMSPDDRVRLFDELPAKVVRQLFYHLSAEERDATALLLGYPANTAGRMMTPEYVSLKESWTVAQALERIRQVARSTETIYYLYITDISRRLNGILSLRDLLTADLEVLISQIMNREVVRVETNTDQEEVARIIQDYDLIALPVVDREQRLVGIVTVDDILDVLEEETTEDIYTLGGLQSDGDDYFRANLFTIARKRVVWLLVLLVTNTATSAVIRSQEDVLERVVALAAFIPLLIDTGGNVGSQSSTVIIRGLNTDNDQLRNRLSVIRREAIAGSILGAMLGVIVTVWAYFLQGDIGVALAVGISLFAISLIASIAGSGLPFLFQAFKLDPALMSAPFITTAVDVFGVLIYLNVARWILRI; translated from the coding sequence GTGACTCAATTTCCACCCAATCTCACCCGACAAGAGTTAAGGGAGTGGGTACGATCGCAACTGCAACCGCTGTTGGAGCAAAAGGACTTCCAGGCAGCCAAAGCACTCCTCGTTCCCATTCAGCCTGTTGATATTGCAGACGCGATCGAGGATCTTCCATCGGTCATGCAAGCGATCGCATTTCGGTTGTTGTCGAAAGATGAAGCAATCGAAGTTTATGAGTATCTGGATCCCGCGATTCAAGAAGCCCTCCTAGAAGATTTTAAGCGACCTGATGTTTTAGAAGTGGTTGATGGGATGTCGCCAGATGATCGGGTGCGATTGTTTGATGAGCTTCCAGCAAAAGTGGTGCGACAACTTTTTTATCACCTCAGTGCTGAAGAACGCGATGCAACGGCGCTGCTGTTGGGCTATCCAGCTAATACTGCGGGGCGAATGATGACCCCAGAGTATGTCTCCCTCAAGGAGTCCTGGACTGTCGCTCAGGCACTCGAACGCATTCGCCAAGTCGCTCGATCAACAGAGACAATCTACTATCTCTATATCACTGATATCAGTCGGCGTTTGAACGGGATTCTCTCACTGCGAGACTTGCTGACTGCTGATTTGGAAGTGCTCATCAGCCAGATTATGAACCGAGAAGTAGTCAGGGTCGAGACGAATACCGATCAAGAAGAGGTAGCGCGAATCATTCAGGACTATGATTTAATTGCGCTTCCCGTTGTCGATCGTGAGCAGCGTCTCGTAGGAATTGTGACCGTCGATGATATTCTAGATGTATTAGAAGAGGAAACGACGGAAGATATTTACACATTAGGCGGCTTGCAATCGGATGGTGATGATTATTTTCGTGCTAATCTTTTCACGATTGCCCGAAAACGTGTGGTCTGGTTGTTAGTTCTTTTAGTCACGAATACTGCAACCAGCGCTGTGATTCGCAGTCAGGAAGATGTGTTAGAGCGGGTGGTTGCACTAGCAGCATTTATTCCATTGTTGATTGATACGGGTGGTAATGTTGGGTCACAATCGTCTACGGTGATTATCCGGGGATTGAACACTGATAATGATCAACTCCGGAACCGCTTGAGTGTGATTCGACGAGAAGCGATCGCAGGCAGTATTCTAGGAGCAATGTTAGGTGTGATTGTGACCGTGTGGGCTTATTTCTTGCAAGGAGATATAGGAGTCGCGCTTGCTGTCGGGATTAGTTTATTTGCGATTTCATTGATTGCCTCGATCGCAGGTTCGGGTCTACCGTTTTTGTTTCAAGCATTCAAACTTGACCCCGCCTTGATGTCTGCTCCGTTCATTACAACAGCAGTAGATGTATTCGGCGTATTAATTTACCTCAATGTTGCACGGTGGATTCTACGTATTTGA
- a CDS encoding response regulator, whose product MVKILVLEDNVLSQDLLCSLLIPEGYEVVCAADGQSGLAQIQEQHPDLVISDIDMPGMNGLEVLQQIRLNHLTASLPVIICTSAEDESCRRLATQLNAIYITKPFYPSKLLKIVTEQLTQQLSSSQQSPF is encoded by the coding sequence ATGGTCAAGATTCTTGTTCTAGAAGATAATGTTCTGAGCCAGGATTTATTGTGCAGTTTATTGATTCCAGAAGGCTATGAAGTTGTCTGTGCAGCAGATGGACAATCAGGACTCGCACAAATTCAAGAGCAGCATCCAGACCTCGTAATTTCAGACATTGATATGCCTGGAATGAATGGATTAGAAGTGTTACAACAAATTCGATTAAATCACTTAACGGCTAGCCTTCCTGTTATCATCTGTACAAGTGCTGAAGACGAGAGTTGCCGCAGATTAGCAACACAACTCAATGCAATCTATATTACGAAGCCCTTTTATCCGTCCAAACTGCTGAAAATTGTGACAGAGCAACTTACACAACAGCTATCTAGCTCTCAACAATCGCCTTTCTAG
- a CDS encoding phosphate-starvation-inducible PsiE family protein, translating to MRSVGEKFIQYLSSFFADDTYVRSIRRFEKFVSKVLSAAMLIVISVALLDLILILARDLLQEPFGFFNRTLIDIFGLFLNILIALELLENITVYLQENTVRLELVIATSLIAIARKIIIFDFSKFSHSELIALGIAIFALALSYWLIKRLNSQLRSP from the coding sequence ATGAGATCTGTAGGGGAGAAGTTCATTCAATATCTTTCATCCTTTTTTGCCGATGATACCTATGTGAGGTCGATTCGGCGATTTGAAAAATTTGTTTCAAAAGTGCTTTCAGCCGCTATGCTGATTGTGATATCTGTCGCATTACTGGATCTGATTCTGATTTTAGCTAGAGATTTATTACAGGAGCCATTCGGATTTTTCAATCGGACATTAATTGATATTTTTGGATTATTTCTCAATATCCTCATTGCGCTAGAACTGCTTGAAAATATCACGGTCTACTTACAAGAAAACACAGTTCGACTAGAACTCGTAATTGCAACGTCGCTGATTGCGATCGCGCGCAAGATTATTATTTTTGATTTCAGTAAGTTTAGTCATTCGGAACTCATCGCTTTAGGCATTGCGATCTTCGCTCTTGCGCTGAGCTATTGGTTAATCAAACGCCTCAATTCTCAATTGCGATCGCCCTAA